Proteins co-encoded in one Puntigrus tetrazona isolate hp1 chromosome 20, ASM1883169v1, whole genome shotgun sequence genomic window:
- the LOC122324764 gene encoding secernin-2 encodes MAEPPRSCDCFVSLPPGSKEDYVIFGKNSDRPRDEVQEVVYFPASSHAPGSTLECTYISIPQAEQTHGVVLSRPAWLWGAEMGANEHGVCIGNEAVWTKEPVDPEEALLGMDLVRLGLERGDSARAALSVITGLLEQHGQGGACRETAQPFSYHNTFLLVDRQEAWVLETAGKLWAAQRVTEGVKNISNQLTIGTEICAEHPELRAVAQAQGWWSGEGDFSFSAVFSPDDPPARMEMAKRRYKGGTALLQQHHGSVTAEVMMSILRDKASGICMDSEGFCTTASMVSILPRSPDMPCVHFFTATPDPSRSVFKPFIFSESVRSVNMVRSPQYGPDDPVRTQPRFQRQVDRKHELYKAHQTALTSPDAGVSLQETMRFLESQCLEEIEAMLRGEIQGQELGDLFFDCVDAEIKFYQ; translated from the exons ATGGCTGAACCGCCTCGGTCATGTGACTGTTTTGTATCTCTGCCTCCGGGTTCGAAAGAAGATTACGTGATATTTGGTAAGAACTCTGACCGGCCGAGAGATGAGGTGCAGGAGGTGGTGTATTTCCCAGCATCCTCACACGCTCCCGGATCTACATTGGAG TGCACATACATATCCATCCCTCAAGCAGAGCAGACTCATGGGGTTGTTCTGAGCAGACCCGCTTGGCTCTGGGGGGCTGAGATGGGGGCTAATGAGCATGGGGTGTGCATCGGGAACGAGGCGGTCTGGACCAAGGAACCTGTGGATCCAGAAGAGGCTCTGCTGGGAATGGACCTGGTTCG gctGGGTCTGGAGCGCGGGGACAGCGCACGGGCCGCTCTGAGTGTGATCACAGGTCTGCTGGAGCAGCACGGTCAGGGCGGAGCCTGCAGAGAGACCGCCCAGCCCTTCAGCTACCATAACACCTTCTTACTGGTGGACCGACAGGAAGCCTGGGTCCTGGAGACTGCTGGGAAACTCTGGGCTGCACAGAGAGTCACGG AGGGAGTGAAGAACATCTCTAACCAGCTGACGATAGGCACGGAGATCTGTGCGGAGCACCCCGAGCTGCGTGCTGTGGCTCAGGCTCAGGGCTGGTGGAGCGGAGAGGGGGACTTCAGCTTCTCTGCCGTCTTCAGCCCCGACGACCCCCCCGCCAGGATGGAGATGGCCAAGCGGCGCTACAAGGGCGGCACAGCCCTGCTCCAGCAGCACCACG GCTCGGTGACGGCCGAGGTGATGATGAGCATCCTGAGGGACAAGGCCAGCGGGATCTGTATGGACTCGGAGGGCTTCTGTACCACGGCCAGCATGGTGTCCATCCTCCCGCGCAGCCCGGACATGCCCTGCGTTCACTTCTTCACTGCCACGCCCGACCCCTCCAG GTCTGTATTCAAGCCTTTTATCTTCTCGGAGAGCGTGAGGTCCGTCAACATGGTGAGGTCTCCTCAGTACGGCCCAGACGACCCCGTTAGGACGCAGCCCCGGTTCCAGCGCCAGGTGGACCGGAAACACGAGCTGTACAAAGCCCACCAGACGGCACTGACCAGTCCT GATGCCGGGGTCTCCCTGCAGGAGACTATGAGGTTCCTGGAGTCTCAGTGTCTGGAGGAGATCGAGGCCATGCTGCGGGGCGAGATACAGGGCCAGGAGCTCGGGGATCTGTTCTTCGACTGCGTGGACGCCGAGATCAAGTTCTACCAGTGA
- the mysm1 gene encoding LOW QUALITY PROTEIN: histone H2A deubiquitinase MYSM1 (The sequence of the model RefSeq protein was modified relative to this genomic sequence to represent the inferred CDS: deleted 1 base in 1 codon) yields the protein MADEVDVVDIEGDECDERVGDLNSAEILQDQYLQSAWKTNSSILPWTLDSSISDENRQAIESMLLEEQYYFAGKKAPKVAWTNEKTKVRKTLVKSAGAQTRWVEEEKDLFEKGLAQFGRRWTKIAKLIGTRTVLQVKSYARQYFKNKSKTDAPAKAPSSNETSDTALLPSSQPHVSALTNAVRIEQLSDDEDVDITDGVSDDGLQSENQLESPECNHKEELSPPPPPSDVIINPLSESGSTAEDGPADPGTNGYAGVTHIGIDPEPLEESGMNFSKSDSPGKRCLSEEESTERSGKTESGESPEDEEEEYQEEEEEEEEEEELRAPDQEVLLDLNTITEEEKQAIPEFFEGRPSKTPERYLKIRNYILDQWGRSKPKYLNKTSVRPGLKNCGDVNCIGRIHTYLELIGAINFNCDQAIYNRPRLVDRSRLKENKDSLEAYHLAQRLQSMRTRKRRIRDMWGNWCDAKDLEGQTYEHLSAEELAIRREEMKKMGPKPSKLPKQRGSLIDPFQLIPCKAFGEETEEPYKVIVCAEALVVMDIHAHVSMGEVIGLLGGTYEEEEKVLKICAAEPCNSLSTGLQCEMDPVSQTQASELLGVKGHSVVGWYHSHPAFDPNPSLRDIDTQAKYQSYFSRGGAPFIGMIVSPYNSSNPSPLSQTTCLLVQEETGPSGPQRFPYRFNIQHSSELPDWSEVMRRAEWVVFKYRLSHGSVPMDRLFRRDSSLTCLEKMLASIRRTLEQVSEIDIETFLVQIESLFKTHFLPETGSSSSHLLETVRQPELLSFVSSEPISSSHATDDTCVTESDSPDEEEDAAVTQSVGAETV from the exons ATGGCAGACGAGGTGGATGTTGTTGACATCGAGGGAGATGAATGTGACGAAAGAGTCGG GGACCTGAACAGTGCTGAGATTCTCCAGGATCAGTATTTACAGTCTGCTTGGAAGACGAACAGCAGTATACTG CCGTGGACGCTGGACAGCTCCATCAGTGATGAGAACAGACAGGCCATTGAGAGCATGCTGCTGGAGGAACA gTATTATTTTGCCGGTAAAAAAGCACCAAAGGTGGCGTGGACCAATGAGAAGACTAAAGTCAGAAA GACGTTGGTGAAGAGTGCTGGAGCACAAACTCGTTGGGTTGAAGAGGAGAAAGATCTCTTTGAGAAAGGACTG GCTCAGTTTGGCCGCAGG TGGACAAAAATCGCCAAACTAATCGGTACTAGGACAGTTCTACAGGTGAAGAGCTATGCTAGGCAGTACTTCAAAAATAAG TCTAAAACAGACGCACCTGCCAAAGCCCCCTCCTCTAATGAGACCTCAGACACCGCACTGCTCCCCTCGTCCCAGCCTCATGTGTCGGCCCTGACCAACGCTGTGCGCATCGAGCAGCTTTCTGACGATGAAGATGTTGACATTACCGATGGCGTTAGCGACGACGGCCTTCAGTCAGAAAACCAGCTAGAGTCCCCAGAGTGCAACCACAAAGAAGAACTCAGTCCACCGCCACCTCCATCAGACGTGATTATAAACCCTCTGTCAGAATCTGGAAGCACAGCTGAAGACGGACCCGCTGATCCAGGCACAAATGGGTACGCTGGCGTCACTCACATTGGGATTGATCCGGAACCTCTGGAGGAAAGTGGCATGAACTTCTCTAAATCAGACAGCCCAGGCAAACGCTGTCTGTCTGAGGAGGAGAGCACTGAAAGATCAG GTAAGACTGAATCAGGTGAAAGTCCtgaggacgaggaggaggaataccaggaggaagaagaagaggaggaggaggaggaggagctcaGAGCACCTGACCAGGAGGTTCTTCTGGACCTAAACACCATTACAGAGGAGGAGAAGCAAGCCATCCCAGAATTCTTTGAGGGGCGTCCGTCGAAAACACCAGAGAGATATCTAAAAATTCGCAATTACATCCTGGATCAGTG GGGAAGAAGTAAACCCAAGTACCTGAACAAGACATCAGTGCGCCCAGGACTGAAGAATTGTGGGGATGTCAACTGCATCGGTCGGATACACACCTACCTGGAGCTCATTGGAGCTATTAACTTCAACTGTG ATCAGGCGATCTATAACCGTCCACGGCTGGTTGATCGCTCTCGGCTGAAGGAAAACAAAGACAGCCTGGAGGCGTATCATCTTGCCCAGAGACTTCAATCTATG cgcACAAGGAAGCGGCGCATTCGGGACATGTGGGGGAACTGGTGCGATGCTAAAGATCTAGAGGGTCAGACGTATGAG CACCTGAGCGCAGAGGAGCTGGCCATCAGGAGAGAGGAAATGAAGAAGATGGGACCGAAACCGTCGAAACTCCCTAAACAGAGAGG CTCTCTGATTGATCCATTTCAGCTCATTCCATGCAAAGCCTTTGGAGAGGAAACAGAG GAGCCGTACAAAGTGATAGTTTGTGCTGAGGCTCTTGTTGTCATGGATATA CATGCTCATGTATCGATGGGAGAGGTGATTGGCCTTTTAGGAGGAACAtatgaagaggaagagaaggtGTTAAAG ATCTGTGCAGCAGAGCCATGTAACAGCTTGAGCACAGGTCTGCAGTGTGAGATGGACCCCGTCTCTCAGACCCAGGCATCAGAGCTGCtcggggtcaaaggtcacagtGTGGTGGGATGGTACCACTCTCATCCAGCCTTCGACCCCAACCCCTCCCTCAGAGACATTGACACTCAGGCCAAATACCAG AGTTATTTCTCTCGAGGAGGTGCTCCGTTCATCGGGATGATTGTCAGCCCGTATAACTCCAGTAACCCGTCTCCCCTGTCTCAGACCACCTGCCTGCTGGTCCAGGAGGAGACCGGACCCTCTGGACCTCAGA GGTTTCCGTATCGATTTAACATCCAGCATTCATCCGAGCTCCCTGATTGGTCAGAAGTGATGAGAAGAGCAGAATGGGTGGTGTTCAAGTACAGGCTGTCTCATGG GAGCGTACCAATGGACAGGCTCTTCCGCAGAGACTCTTCTCTGACTTGCCTAGAAAAG ATGCTTGCATCAATCCGGAGGACTTTGGAGCAGGTCTCAGAGATAGACATAGAGACTTTCCTGGTACAGATAGAAAGcttgtttaaaacacattttctcccTGAAACTGGCTCTTCCTCCTCTCATCTTCTTGAAACAGTAAGGCAGCCAGAGTTACTGTCTTTCGTCTCCTCCGAGCCAATCAGCAGCAGCCATGCCACGGATGATACGTGCGTTACAGAATCTGACAGCCCTGATGAAGAAGAGGACGCTGCCGTTACACAGTCTGTCGGAGCAGAAActgtgtaa